The following are from one region of the Macaca thibetana thibetana isolate TM-01 chromosome 2, ASM2454274v1, whole genome shotgun sequence genome:
- the PRR20G gene encoding proline-rich protein 20G → MEEPRRSKRLRSMAPNQASGGPPTEPGCSSVDHEDPVEPVQPAKPTAYVKPMRWEPPARAELARPAGRGRRRGGSWRAGRARGSGAVLHRVPGQREGPDVYIHLNYHGEPGHQGEPEAGQNLAFSFTEAAPMPGIVQEGPGPHAAQPEVGFQEPPPAPGPVAVARQPMLALYPCMGFRPLGGSAFLRIMQTSSGTYVHGVPVFLAHIAH, encoded by the exons ATGGAGGAACCAAGGCGTTCGAAACGACTTCGCTCCATGGCCCCTAATCAAG CTTCAGGTGGGCCTCCTACAGAGCCAGGCTGCTCTAGTGTGGACCATGAAGACCCTGTAGAGCCAGTCCAACCCGCAAAACCCACTGCTTACGTGAAACCCATGAGATGGGAGCCCCCAGCTCGCGCAGAGCTGGCTCGTCCTGCAGGAAGAGGCCGGCGCAGGGGAGGAAGCTGGCGGGCAGGTCGAGCCCGTGGCAGTGGGGCCGTGCTCCACAGGGTCCCCGGCCAGAGAGAGGGGCCAGACGTGTACATCCATCTGAACTACCATGGAGAGCCAGGCCACCAGGGGGAACCGGAAGCCGGGCAGAACCTAGCCTTCTCTTTTACTGAAGCAGCTCCTATGCCCGGAATTGTGCAGGAAGGCCCCGGTCCCCATGCAGCCCAGCCTGAGGTGGGGTTTCAGGAGCCACCTCCTGCTCCTGGGCCTGTGGCTGTGGCCAGGCAGCCCATGTTGGCCCTCTATCCCTGTATGGGGTTCAGGCCTCTGGGTGGCTCAGCTTTTTTGCGCATCATGCAGACCTCCAGTGGCACCTACGTGCACGGGGTCCCAGTGTTCCTTGCCCACATTGCACACTAA